In the genome of Arthrobacter crystallopoietes, the window TAGCCAGGGTGAGTGCACCCAGCCCCTTGACCGTGAACATCCGCGCGGGCAGCCGGGTCCCCGCACACCGGACGGCCATGGGGCAGGTTCTGCTTTCCCTTCTGCCGCCTGAGGCGCTTCAGGATGGGGCGAGCTCGACCGCCGCTGACAGCGCCGGTGAAGGTCTGACCGAACTGGGCGACACTCTGGAAGCGGTACGGGAGCAGGGCTGGAGCTATGTTGATCAGCTGCTCGAAGTGGGAATCCGCGCCGTCGCGGTCCCTCTGCGCAACCGCCGGGGTGAGGTGGTGGCGGCTTTGAGCGCCTCCCTGCATGAGGCTTCAACCTCCGGCAACGACATGGTCAGCACGTTCCTCCCTGCCCTGCGTACCGCCGCCGACGAGTTCGTCATGGATCTCAGGGATGGCCTCAACCTCTAGGTGACGTCCGCTTAGCGCGCACAAATACACTCTGCGGACGAAAATGTTGCGATTGCCACTGTGGGTTGTTATATTCATCACCTACTTCCCAGCGGTTTTCGCGATGTCCCGTGGCGACCACGCCCCCCTCAAGGAATTCACATGACTACACTTGTTCCTGCACAAATTGCCAGCGAGGTTGATCTGTCCAAGCGGCCCTATCGTTGGCTTGTTCTCGTGCTTTGCTGGCTTGCCTTCACCATGACCTCCGTCGATCGTTCGACTTGGGGTCCGGCGTCAATCTTTATCGGAGAAGACCTGGGCGTGCCTTTGGCAAGTCTGGGTCTTTTCGCCACCTTCTACTACATTGGGTACGTTGTTTCGAATGCCGGCAGCGGATTCCTCACGGACAAGGTCGGCGGTCGTCTTCTCATTGCGGTCTCCCTCGTGGGTGCCGGCGCCTCGATGATGTTCTTCGGGTCGACGACCTCGGCTGCCATCGGGATGGGCGTCCAGGCGCTCATCGGACTCTTCGCCGGAGCTGAATATGCCGCTGGCATCAAGTTGATTTCCAGCTGGTTCCGTCCCGAGGAACTCGGCAAGGCCATGGGTATCTACACTTCAGCGACATCACTCGGCGTCGTCGTGGCCAACACGGCCGTTCCCTACCTGATCGAGCATTACTCCTGGCACGCTTCCTACTTGCTTTTCGGAGGCATTTCCATCGTGGCGGGCGTGGTTTGCTACGCCATCCTCAGGCCCGGCCCGATCGTGACCAGAAAGACCCGCACTGCGGGGGGCCGGTCCGCCCTTCGGGAGCTGACAAGCAACAAGAACCTCCTTCTCCTGGCCCTGGCCGGATTTGGCGGCTTCTGGGGAACCTATGGCTTCATCACCTGGTCCAACGCCCTCATGATCAAAGGGCACGGCATAGACCCGGCGGTTGCCGGAGGCATTGTGGCGATCTACGCAGCCCTCGGCGTGCTGGGCAAGCCCCTCATCGGCTGGATTGCCGATAAGTTCAACGGCGCACGCAGGATCCCTGCAATGGTCGTCCTGGGCTGCTTCTCCATCATGCTCGTCGTCTTCGGCTTGCTGGACAACGCCCTGGCCTTTTTCATTGCCGCCCCGTTGCTGGGGCTGGGAGCCTACTGTTATCTGCCGCTCATCGTTGCCCTCGTGCCCCGGCTCGTCAGCAGCAATGTCGTCGGAAGCGCCGCCGGAATGACCAACGCGATGTGGCAAATCGGCAGCGTTCTGGTTCCCTTGGCGGTAGGAGCGGTCTTCGCCGCCACCGACAATTCCTTCATGGCCGCCCTGATCACACTTGCCGCCGGTCCTTTCCTGGGCATGATCATCATGTACTTCGTGAACGAGCGCCCCGACGATGTTGAAATCGCTGTGAAAGCGGAAGGAAAAGCCTAGAACACACAAAGGCTGGCGCACCCCTTATCCACTCGACCAGCTCGGCCATGAGCCACAGCCTCGCGGAGGGCCACCGCGCGCATTGGTTTTGAGATGCCGTCCTTGCCCCTGCGCCTCGACGATCGGCAGGGGCAAGGACGGTGGCTGATGTGCGGGCCTAGGGGCGAACTGAGGTGGATGTCCCCGCCTTCCGGATTTTTGGGGAAGGGCGAAGCCAACCCCGAAGGCCCTCGTGTGGCGGGACCGGAATCGTAAGGCGGCCGGTCGACGGGGTTGATTCGGCGATGTTAACCAGATGATCCAGCACCACGCATCGCTCGGAGACCGTGGAACCATTAAGGGGTTGTCAATCTGATCCGACGACCATTTTTACCTTCGAATCATCGCATTGCCAACTCCTTCCTCGGGGTAGGAGAAAAGCCCGCCCATCGACCGTTTCATCCCGCCCAAGCCGGAGGCGTTGCCGCCCTAGCGCGGGCACAATCGGGAGCGGATCAACGCGGTGGCCGAAGTGAATCCAGCTCCAGATGCCGGTGACACGTGTTGGCGCCACCGAAATTTGCCCACTGGCGGCCATCTGGAATTATGGCTTTCGCCGCACATGGCCATGTGAACTGTCCGCTGGTGGCCGTGCCGAAAAATCCCGGTGCGAGGGCTCGCTGGACTTGAGCAGCACAGTGTGACGCTTGCTGGGCCATGGAAGCTGGCTCCTCGTCCGATGATGCCGGGCTCAGTGCCGGGGATGGTCACAGTCGGCCGAAGCCTGCTGGTGTTAGACAGGCCGCTGGCGGTTTCGTCTCATGGGCAGCCATTTGGGCGGAGCACCTTCCAAGAGTCAGCTCCGGAGTCTCAAGGGCGCCCTCCGGTGTGTCGCCTATGCCCCACTCGGGGCCGCTACTGACTGGCCCTGCGCACCGTGACGGCCGCAGCTTGGCAGTTCTGCATGCCACCAACAGACCCCGAAAGCCCGATCTGGTTGGTGCAGATCGCCCCGTGAGTCCCCTGTTGACTGATCCTTGCCTTGAGGGTCACCCGTGCGGAGCGCAACTGGCTCGACCAAAAAGGGACATTTTCCGTTGTTCTCTGTCTAGCAGAGACTATATCTGGACAGCAGTGAAGTGATGTGTTTCACTTACACGAACACGCCACTCACGTGAATGAGGAGAACGCATGTCAACAACAATTGGCCGCCCGCTGGGTCGCCGAGGATTCCTGAAACTATCGGCTGCGGCGGGAGGCGTGGTCTGGTTGGGCTCGTCTTTGACAGCCTGCGGGCAAAGCGAGGCCGGCGGCACCGGTGGCTATTCCGGCGATGCCGCCATTACTGGCCTGGCGAGCCTAATCCATTCCGCTCCCTTCTTCATCGCCCAGGCCGAGGGCTACTACGAGGAAGAGGGGCTGGCGCTTGAACACATTCAGTTCCCGGGCGGCCTGGACACCGTGCGCGGCATCGAGTCCGGAATCGGCCTGGGTACATCCTCGACCATCCCGGTGTTCATCGCCGCCGAAAAGGGCATGGACGTCAGGATTTTCGGAAACGTCTACACCGCGGCCTCCGTGGATTTCATCGCCCTGCCGGACTCCGAGGTGAACTCCATCGAGGATGTGCGGGGCAAAAAGATCGCGGTCAGCACTCCCGGCTCGAATTCCTCCTACTTCGCCGAGCGGACCCTGCGCGAAGCCGGGTTGGAACCGGGCAAGGATGTCGAACTCGTCAGTGTCGGATCGGCCAGTGATTCATGGACAGTGGTCTCCCAGGGCGTCGTCGACGTCGCGTGGACCGCCTCGCCGTTGTCGGAAAAGATCGCCGACGAGAACGGCGGGAAGGTTATCTGGCGCTCCCGGGACTACGTCAGTGACTGGTCCGACACCTGTCTGGTAGCCACCGGCGCCTTTACCGATGAGAACACCGAGGCGCTTGTGGGTTGGGGCCGCTCACTGAAGAAGGCCATGGACCTCATCGCGAATGACTTGGACAAGGCGGCCGAGGTGTATGCCAAAGCCATCGGCTACAAACCCGAAGTCGGACTCGCGGCGCTGAAGAACTCCCAGAACTACTTCAGCCTTGAGCTGACAGACGCCCAGCTTGCCGCCGTCGTGGATGCCGGCAAGGAACAGGGCCAGATAACCAAGGAGCCTGATATGGACGCCATCGTGATGCGGGAGTTCCTCGCATGAGCCACATTCCTGCCATGCCTTCGGCGACCCAAGAGCACGATGTCATTTTCGAGAACATCGGCATGACCTTCCAGACCGCAACCGGCGCCACCCAGGCGGTTGCCAATGTCACCGGCGCCATCCCGGAACACAAGTTCGTTTCGGTGATCGGCCCCAGCGGCTGCGGCAAGAGCACGCTGCTGGACATGGTCGGCGGTCTTCTCCAGCCCACCCAAGGTTCGGTCAGCATCGACGGTGAGGCGGTCACCGGCCCACGACGTGATACAGCGATGGTCTTCCAGGAGGATTCGACGCTGCACTGGCGCAGCGTGCTGGATAACGTCGCCTTCGGCCTGGAAGTCAAGGGCGTCTCCAAGGCCGAGCGTCACGAACGGGCCCGCAAAATGATCGAGCTCGTAGGCCTGCGCCAGTTCGAGGATCACCGGCCCGGGCAGCTCTCCGGCGGCATGAAGCAGCGCGTGGCCATTGCCCGGGCGCTGGCCATGGAACCGCGGGTGCTGCTCATGGACGAACCCTTCGGCGCCTTGGACCAGCAGACCCGCCAGTTCATCGGCCGCGAACTGCTGCGCATCTGGGAGAAGACCCGCAACCGGGTCCTGTTTATCACCCATGACATCCAGGAAGCCGTCTACCTTTCCGATGAAGTATGGGTCATGTCTGCCAGACCCTCGGTAGTCAAAGAGGTGGTCAAGATCGACCTGCCCCGTCCGCGGCCGGAGGGCACCCACGCGCTGCCCCGGTTCCGGGAACTGGAGGACCACCTGTGGGCGCTGGTCAAGGTGGAAGCAGAAAAAACCCTTGGGCCAGGAGCGCAGTTGGCGTGAGCGTTGCAAAGACTCTGCCACGAAACCGGCCACTGCAAAGACGCCAGCCTGATCCGTTACGACGCCGCGCCGCGGCCGTCCGCTGGGCGATCGTCATCGGCCTGGTCGTCGTCCTCGAGGCGACCACCAGAACGGGCATGATTGACCGCACCCTGATGGTGCCGCCGTCCGAGATACTGATCCGGCTCGCATCGATCGTCCTGACCGAACAGTTCGGTGTGGACGCCGCCCGCACCATCACCACGATCCTGACCGCATTCAGTATCGGCATGGTGCTGGGTATCCCGCTGGGTGTCTTCCTGTGGAGGGTTCCTGCTGCCGGGCGCATCTTGGAACCCTTCATCGTCACCGGTTATGCGATGCCGACCCTGCTGTTCTACCCGGTGCTGCTGGCGGTTATGGGACTGAACGCCGGACCCATCATCCTCATCGCCGCCAGCATGTCGTTGGTGCCGATAGCATTGACGACCATGGTCGCGCTGAACTCGATCAAGCCGATCCTGCATAAACTGGCGAACTCGGTGAACGCGTCACCAACGCAGTACTACCTGAAGGTCCTGTTGCCCGCCGCGACCCCGCTTGTCTTCCCCGGCGTCAAACTCGGCTTCATCTATGCCGTGATCGGCACCATCGCCATGGAATTCATCCTCGCAGCGCAGGGCATCGGCTTCCGCGCAGGCTTCTACTACCGCGAGCTGAACACCGCCGATATGTGGGCGTACATTGCCGTCGTCGTCGTGCTCAGTGTGCTTGTGAACAGCATCCTTACCCGGCTGGAGAAGCGGATCAGAAGGGACATGCTTTGAGAACCACCGTTACACTTCCCTCATTTCCCCGTACCACGGGCGCGTCGCGGACCAAAAGTTCCGCCGCTGTCACGGACAACCTCTGGCGTGCGGCGGTCATGGTGGCGCTGCTCGCCGTCTGGGCAGCGCTGTCCGCAATGTCGGACCTGGTCGCCTCGCCGGCGGCGTCCTTCACCGCCTTGGTGGACCTCTTCGCCGACGGATCCATCTACCGGCACCTGAATGCCACGCTGCAGGCAGTGGCCATCGGGTTCCTTATCGCCGCGGCCGTCGGATTCCCGCTGGGATATGCGATCGGACGAAGCAAGTTCCTGGGCGCAGTCTTCGATCCAATCGTTGCGGGTGCATTCGCGATACCCCGCGTCATCTTCTTCCCGATCCTGCTGCAGATCTTCGGGGTGGGGGTAGGCGCCCAGTCGGCCATGGCAGCCCTGGCAGCAGTGTTCCCGATCATGGTCTCGACCACTGCAGGGGTGCGGGCCATCAACCCCCTCCTGCCAAAACTCGCACGGTCGCTGAGCCTGTCACCCCTGCAGACGGTGGCCAAAATCTACGTGCCGGCCATGGCGCCGTCGCTGATGGTCGGCATCCGAATCGGCTTCAGCATCGCCTTCATCAACGTCATCATCGCCGAGTTCTTCGCCGCGCGCGCGGGCCTGGGGTTGCTGACCCTGCGTGCCTACGGCCAACTGGATCTCCCGGCAATGTACGGCATCATCGTGCTGCTCGCACTGATTGCGTTGGTCGGCAACCTGGTTCTCTGGGCCGCCGAGCGCAGGCTAAGCCGCAACGCCTGAACCCTTAACACCTGAAACCTTCCATGACATTGCCACAGTGAGGACACCCCACCCATGTCTACCAACGCTGCGGTCGACGAATATGAGCGACTGCGAACCGAATTCAAAAACAAAGGCCTCGGCGGCCGCACGGGCTTCGGCGAGAGGCCGGCCCTGCTGGTTGTTGACCTGATCCGGGGCTTCACAGATACACGCTCCCCGCTGGCCGGAGAACTGGACGGCCAGTTGGAGGCCACCCGGCAGCTGCTGGCCTCGGCCCGGAACGCCAACGCGCCAGTGATCTTCTCCACGGTCGCCTACGATGCCGATCTACAGGAAGCCGGCAAATGGATTCGCAAGATTCCCTCCAACAGCTGGCTGGTGGAAGGGAGCGAATGGGTCGAACTGGACGAACGGCTGGGCCGCCGGGACGACGAAATGCTGCTCGTCAAGAAGTACGCCTCCTGCTTCTTCGGAACCGATCTGGCCGCACGCCTCATCTCCAAGGGAGTGGACACCCTGATCATCGTCGGGTGCACCACCAGCGGCTGCATCCGCGCCACCGCAGTCGATTCCTGCTCCTACGGCTTCCACACCGTCGTCGTTGAGGAAGGCGTCGGGGACCGGGCGGAACTGCCCCACCTCGCCAGCCTCTTCGACATCGACAACAAATACGGCGACGTCGTGGGACTGAGGGAGGCCGCCGCCTATCTGGACCGTATCGGTAACCAATGACAGCGTGCCCGTTGATCTGGGGGAGACCAGAGCCGGGAACCGGCGTCCAGTCACGCGGGGTCTAGACCATGACTCCAAGTGCTCCCGCCAGGTGGAAAG includes:
- a CDS encoding MFS transporter, producing the protein MTTLVPAQIASEVDLSKRPYRWLVLVLCWLAFTMTSVDRSTWGPASIFIGEDLGVPLASLGLFATFYYIGYVVSNAGSGFLTDKVGGRLLIAVSLVGAGASMMFFGSTTSAAIGMGVQALIGLFAGAEYAAGIKLISSWFRPEELGKAMGIYTSATSLGVVVANTAVPYLIEHYSWHASYLLFGGISIVAGVVCYAILRPGPIVTRKTRTAGGRSALRELTSNKNLLLLALAGFGGFWGTYGFITWSNALMIKGHGIDPAVAGGIVAIYAALGVLGKPLIGWIADKFNGARRIPAMVVLGCFSIMLVVFGLLDNALAFFIAAPLLGLGAYCYLPLIVALVPRLVSSNVVGSAAGMTNAMWQIGSVLVPLAVGAVFAATDNSFMAALITLAAGPFLGMIIMYFVNERPDDVEIAVKAEGKA
- a CDS encoding ABC transporter substrate-binding protein, giving the protein MSTTIGRPLGRRGFLKLSAAAGGVVWLGSSLTACGQSEAGGTGGYSGDAAITGLASLIHSAPFFIAQAEGYYEEEGLALEHIQFPGGLDTVRGIESGIGLGTSSTIPVFIAAEKGMDVRIFGNVYTAASVDFIALPDSEVNSIEDVRGKKIAVSTPGSNSSYFAERTLREAGLEPGKDVELVSVGSASDSWTVVSQGVVDVAWTASPLSEKIADENGGKVIWRSRDYVSDWSDTCLVATGAFTDENTEALVGWGRSLKKAMDLIANDLDKAAEVYAKAIGYKPEVGLAALKNSQNYFSLELTDAQLAAVVDAGKEQGQITKEPDMDAIVMREFLA
- a CDS encoding ABC transporter ATP-binding protein; this translates as MSHIPAMPSATQEHDVIFENIGMTFQTATGATQAVANVTGAIPEHKFVSVIGPSGCGKSTLLDMVGGLLQPTQGSVSIDGEAVTGPRRDTAMVFQEDSTLHWRSVLDNVAFGLEVKGVSKAERHERARKMIELVGLRQFEDHRPGQLSGGMKQRVAIARALAMEPRVLLMDEPFGALDQQTRQFIGRELLRIWEKTRNRVLFITHDIQEAVYLSDEVWVMSARPSVVKEVVKIDLPRPRPEGTHALPRFRELEDHLWALVKVEAEKTLGPGAQLA
- a CDS encoding ABC transporter permease; the protein is MSVAKTLPRNRPLQRRQPDPLRRRAAAVRWAIVIGLVVVLEATTRTGMIDRTLMVPPSEILIRLASIVLTEQFGVDAARTITTILTAFSIGMVLGIPLGVFLWRVPAAGRILEPFIVTGYAMPTLLFYPVLLAVMGLNAGPIILIAASMSLVPIALTTMVALNSIKPILHKLANSVNASPTQYYLKVLLPAATPLVFPGVKLGFIYAVIGTIAMEFILAAQGIGFRAGFYYRELNTADMWAYIAVVVVLSVLVNSILTRLEKRIRRDML
- a CDS encoding ABC transporter permease translates to MRTTVTLPSFPRTTGASRTKSSAAVTDNLWRAAVMVALLAVWAALSAMSDLVASPAASFTALVDLFADGSIYRHLNATLQAVAIGFLIAAAVGFPLGYAIGRSKFLGAVFDPIVAGAFAIPRVIFFPILLQIFGVGVGAQSAMAALAAVFPIMVSTTAGVRAINPLLPKLARSLSLSPLQTVAKIYVPAMAPSLMVGIRIGFSIAFINVIIAEFFAARAGLGLLTLRAYGQLDLPAMYGIIVLLALIALVGNLVLWAAERRLSRNA
- a CDS encoding N-carbamoylsarcosine amidohydrolase, whose amino-acid sequence is MSTNAAVDEYERLRTEFKNKGLGGRTGFGERPALLVVDLIRGFTDTRSPLAGELDGQLEATRQLLASARNANAPVIFSTVAYDADLQEAGKWIRKIPSNSWLVEGSEWVELDERLGRRDDEMLLVKKYASCFFGTDLAARLISKGVDTLIIVGCTTSGCIRATAVDSCSYGFHTVVVEEGVGDRAELPHLASLFDIDNKYGDVVGLREAAAYLDRIGNQ